From the Candidatus Krumholzibacteriota bacterium genome, one window contains:
- a CDS encoding peptidase — protein sequence MVKRRALMLAGSSLLVFILAVAARGGETVKGKSIEERMAPYAPVELKVPWDLLGGNETAVLEKLYRASKVMDDIFLTQVSKDNADLRKKLVAEGDGKKLRFFDLNFGPWDRLEEHEPFVPGKEKPAGANFYPEDITKEELGSWLEAHPEDAEKFESNFTVIRRGEDGSLKAVPYSVEYRGKLEEAARYMNEAADLTTNVSLARFLRSRVAAFFSDDYYQSDMDWMDITDNLIDITIGPYEVYEDNLFNYKAAFESFLCIRDPEESKKLDGLKHYLQKMELNLPVEDRYKNLDRGSDSPIAVVDEIFSAGDTKAGVQTLAFNLPNDERVREAKGCKKVMLRNMCQAKFEKILVPIAEKVIDREQLKYLTFDAYFNHILLHEFSHGLGPGIITLEDGTETTVNKMLSNTYSAIEEAKADIVGEYNFYYLIDEGFYDDRLEKETAVSFLAGFFRSVRFGVEEAHGRANMIIFNFMKEKGAYSQDPATGLWSVDFAAAKDAVKALSHEILMIQARGDYEEAARYIEKYGEMGEDVTASLKKLEGVPVDIIPSFEIEKRYAVN from the coding sequence ATGGTAAAGAGAAGAGCATTGATGTTGGCCGGCAGTTCTCTGCTGGTCTTTATTCTCGCCGTGGCGGCCCGCGGAGGTGAGACTGTGAAAGGGAAAAGCATCGAAGAAAGAATGGCCCCGTACGCCCCGGTGGAGTTGAAAGTCCCGTGGGACCTTCTTGGCGGGAACGAGACGGCTGTCCTTGAGAAGCTTTATCGCGCGTCTAAGGTAATGGACGATATTTTTCTGACGCAGGTGTCGAAGGATAACGCAGATCTGAGGAAAAAACTTGTGGCTGAGGGCGATGGAAAGAAGCTCAGATTTTTCGACCTGAATTTCGGGCCCTGGGACAGGCTGGAAGAGCATGAACCTTTTGTCCCGGGCAAGGAAAAACCAGCCGGCGCGAATTTCTATCCCGAGGACATTACAAAGGAAGAATTGGGGAGCTGGCTTGAAGCGCATCCGGAAGATGCTGAAAAATTCGAAAGCAACTTCACCGTGATCAGGCGCGGCGAGGACGGAAGCCTGAAAGCGGTTCCGTATTCGGTGGAATACAGGGGAAAACTCGAGGAAGCGGCAAGATACATGAATGAAGCGGCCGATCTGACCACAAACGTTTCTCTGGCCAGATTTCTAAGATCAAGAGTAGCGGCCTTTTTCAGTGACGATTATTACCAGTCCGACATGGACTGGATGGATATCACGGACAACCTGATAGATATCACGATAGGGCCGTACGAGGTATACGAGGACAACCTGTTCAACTACAAGGCGGCATTCGAGTCCTTTTTGTGCATACGCGATCCGGAAGAAAGCAAAAAACTCGACGGGTTGAAACACTATCTCCAGAAAATGGAATTGAACCTTCCCGTGGAGGACAGGTACAAGAACCTTGACAGGGGAAGCGACTCGCCGATCGCCGTCGTCGACGAGATATTCTCCGCGGGGGATACAAAGGCCGGAGTACAGACGCTTGCGTTCAATCTTCCGAACGACGAAAGGGTGCGCGAGGCGAAAGGCTGCAAAAAAGTGATGCTACGGAACATGTGCCAGGCGAAGTTCGAGAAGATCCTCGTTCCGATAGCGGAAAAGGTGATCGATCGGGAGCAGTTGAAATATCTTACTTTCGACGCTTATTTCAACCACATCCTGCTGCATGAATTCTCTCATGGACTCGGCCCGGGGATCATAACTCTTGAGGACGGCACGGAAACTACCGTGAATAAGATGTTGAGCAATACGTACTCCGCGATAGAAGAAGCAAAAGCAGATATTGTGGGAGAGTATAATTTTTATTATCTTATTGATGAAGGGTTCTATGACGACAGGCTGGAAAAAGAGACGGCCGTCTCTTTTCTGGCAGGGTTCTTCCGCTCGGTCCGATTCGGTGTTGAAGAAGCTCACGGCAGGGCGAACATGATTATCTTCAATTTCATGAAAGAAAAAGGGGCTTACAGCCAGGATCCGGCAACCGGGCTCTGGTCTGTGGATTTTGCCGCCGCAAAGGACGCGGTCAAAGCGCTGTCGCATGAGATCCTCATGATACAGGCCCGTGGGGACTACGAAGAAGCGGCACGATATATAGAAAAATATGGAGAAATGGGCGAGGATGTCACGGCATCGTTGAAGAAGCTCGAAGGCGTCCCCGTCGACATAATACCGTCTTTCGAGATAGAAAAGAGGTATGCGGTCAACTGA
- a CDS encoding SIMPL domain-containing protein (The SIMPL domain is named for its presence in mouse protein SIMPL (signalling molecule that associates with mouse pelle-like kinase). Bacterial member BP26, from Brucella, was shown to assemble into a channel-like structure, while YggE from E. coli has been associated with resistance to oxidative stress.), translating into MYRSGFLMVFSAAILAASSLAFAAGAEISVSGQGEAAVVPDIAKIHFSITARADKSEEAARESARLHAEVVSALNAAGFSEKEIFTTLFRVEPEYQYSEQTRQRERKGYSSRQMLWVKTEDFSKIGNIIDAILTSGAAEINDIQYSSSRIDFMRKRALSDAIRRVREDAETLAREAGGSLGELIEISTPCQDGPGIIEAVRFGGAQVQAQQVPEEIIVRVSVSCRWRFVK; encoded by the coding sequence GTGTACAGATCAGGGTTTCTGATGGTGTTTTCTGCCGCGATCCTCGCTGCTTCTTCCCTCGCTTTTGCCGCTGGAGCGGAGATATCCGTTTCGGGGCAGGGAGAGGCGGCGGTAGTGCCTGACATAGCGAAAATACACTTTTCGATCACGGCCAGAGCGGATAAATCTGAAGAAGCGGCGAGGGAAAGCGCCAGGCTTCACGCTGAAGTAGTGAGCGCCCTCAACGCGGCGGGATTTTCGGAAAAAGAGATATTTACTACCCTGTTCAGGGTCGAACCGGAATATCAGTATTCCGAACAGACAAGGCAGAGAGAACGGAAAGGTTATTCTTCGAGGCAGATGCTCTGGGTGAAGACCGAGGACTTCTCGAAGATCGGGAATATCATAGATGCTATTCTTACCTCGGGAGCCGCCGAGATCAATGATATCCAGTATTCATCTTCGAGGATCGATTTTATGAGGAAGAGAGCCCTGTCCGACGCGATAAGACGGGTCAGGGAGGACGCCGAGACGCTGGCGAGAGAGGCGGGGGGAAGCCTGGGAGAATTGATAGAGATATCGACACCCTGCCAGGATGGTCCCGGGATCATCGAAGCAGTGCGGTTTGGCGGGGCGCAGGTACAGGCGCAGCAGGTCCCGGAGGAGATAATAGTAAGGGTCAGCGTAAGTTGCCGCTGGCGGTTCGTAAAATAA
- a CDS encoding response regulator has translation MKDINQKLEKGDAGKSPKPERKKTISENSNGRLLGLESSLFIFRELCGNSSLDKSIQNITDYLLELIDLSFVMFITEDLSGSSLNTKAISAREGVYHYIQGIKYRYGASGYMDKWIGEIFDAQGATKLDSEMLGGFLAKISSEGIISEETFLAIIDSMKTKENLETLFIGRKRGNGQPLFIIALSSSRKITKTELGLIYSLSDSIAAALERRVEIERASRELTRYKALVDSKEHAFFLLIDGKLEFFSEKLPEILGTVKKNLFGKRIETFFDEESARDLVKMICNFNEMEGPASKKYYHIYRLADSAEEVELQIHSIDFRGKRAIRGTVENVSQKSMLEKTAMESIHLESMAKLAGGVAHDFNNLIGAMIGFSSLVRNSLPENDHRVVQLEKIEEAGAKANKLTHQLLSMSRKGNYVCEIVDISEVVDRAAKSCLLSQANISLAKEFRADLCNVKGDPSQLHEAFFNILMNSREAMPDGGNIKIATEKVFIDSTNEIFSNGMTTGDYIRITISDDGIGMAPSVFRRAAEPFFTTRKEMGNKGLGLPAAIGIIEGHQGKMDVRSRENTGTEVMIFLPLTAMDQKNQGGGSWNSKETKKILIIDDEEIILDLAAAMLAMLGYEAVRAESGQKGLEILKSQRIDLVFLDLVMPEMSGDEVFTRIKEFKPDLPIIIASGYSEDFVIQQLLDRGAVSFLKKPYRLKDMAAVMQGAMGVLLQAERKG, from the coding sequence ATGAAAGATATCAATCAAAAGCTGGAAAAAGGAGACGCAGGAAAAAGCCCGAAGCCGGAACGGAAGAAGACAATATCCGAGAATTCAAATGGCAGGCTGCTCGGCCTTGAGAGCAGCCTGTTCATTTTCAGGGAACTGTGCGGCAACAGCAGCCTTGACAAATCGATTCAGAATATAACCGATTATCTCCTTGAACTTATCGACCTTTCTTTCGTGATGTTCATCACCGAAGACCTTTCCGGAAGCAGCCTGAACACAAAAGCGATATCGGCAAGAGAGGGAGTCTATCATTATATCCAGGGGATCAAATACCGGTACGGAGCCTCTGGATACATGGATAAATGGATCGGCGAGATCTTCGACGCTCAGGGGGCGACAAAACTCGATTCGGAAATGCTGGGAGGTTTTCTTGCCAAGATCTCCAGCGAGGGAATAATCTCGGAAGAGACCTTCCTGGCGATCATCGATTCGATGAAAACGAAAGAGAATCTCGAAACGCTGTTTATTGGAAGAAAAAGAGGAAACGGACAACCGCTTTTTATTATAGCCCTGTCGAGCAGCCGGAAAATAACCAAGACGGAACTCGGGCTTATATATTCGCTGTCTGACTCGATCGCGGCAGCCCTTGAACGAAGGGTGGAGATCGAAAGAGCATCGAGAGAGCTTACAAGATACAAAGCTCTTGTCGACAGCAAGGAACACGCGTTTTTCCTTTTGATCGATGGAAAGCTCGAATTTTTCAGCGAGAAACTCCCCGAAATACTTGGAACCGTTAAAAAAAATCTTTTCGGAAAAAGAATAGAGACTTTTTTTGATGAGGAAAGCGCCCGGGATCTTGTCAAAATGATCTGTAACTTCAACGAGATGGAAGGACCCGCTTCAAAAAAATATTATCATATATACAGACTCGCCGATAGCGCCGAGGAAGTCGAACTGCAGATCCATTCGATCGATTTCAGGGGCAAAAGGGCGATCAGGGGGACAGTCGAGAATGTCAGCCAGAAGAGCATGCTGGAAAAGACCGCCATGGAGTCGATCCATCTTGAATCGATGGCGAAACTCGCCGGTGGCGTGGCGCATGATTTCAACAATCTCATCGGCGCGATGATAGGGTTTTCATCTCTGGTAAGAAATTCACTTCCGGAAAACGACCACCGGGTGGTCCAGCTCGAGAAAATAGAGGAAGCGGGGGCAAAGGCGAACAAATTGACTCACCAGCTTCTGTCGATGTCGAGAAAAGGGAATTATGTCTGCGAGATCGTCGATATAAGCGAAGTGGTCGACCGGGCGGCCAAAAGCTGTCTTCTCTCGCAGGCGAACATCTCCCTCGCCAAGGAGTTCAGAGCCGATCTCTGCAATGTGAAGGGAGACCCGTCACAGCTGCACGAAGCGTTTTTCAATATACTTATGAACTCGCGTGAAGCTATGCCTGATGGAGGCAACATAAAGATAGCGACAGAAAAGGTATTCATAGACAGTACGAACGAGATCTTTTCCAATGGAATGACAACAGGGGATTATATCCGGATAACTATCTCGGATGACGGGATCGGGATGGCGCCCAGCGTGTTCAGGCGGGCGGCCGAACCGTTCTTCACAACGAGAAAAGAGATGGGAAACAAGGGGCTTGGCCTTCCGGCGGCGATCGGTATAATCGAGGGGCACCAGGGGAAGATGGACGTCAGGAGCCGGGAAAACACCGGAACAGAAGTGATGATCTTTCTGCCGCTGACGGCGATGGATCAGAAGAACCAGGGCGGAGGGAGCTGGAATTCGAAAGAAACGAAAAAAATCCTTATAATAGATGACGAAGAGATCATACTTGACCTGGCGGCAGCGATGCTCGCAATGCTCGGATATGAAGCGGTAAGGGCTGAATCAGGGCAAAAGGGTCTGGAGATATTGAAGTCGCAGAGGATCGATCTCGTTTTTCTTGACCTTGTCATGCCGGAGATGTCGGGAGACGAGGTCTTCACGAGAATAAAGGAGTTTAAACCTGACCTGCCGATAATCATAGCAAGCGGATACAGCGAAGATTTCGTTATACAGCAGCTGCTTGACAGGGGAGCAGTCTCATTTCTGAAAAAACCCTACAGGCTTAAGGATATGGCCGCGGTAATGCAGGGTGCGATGGGGGTGTTGTTGCAAGCCGAGAGGAAGGGGTGA
- a CDS encoding PAS domain S-box protein, which yields MEEKVMDDFRELFAKIQKSGNSRDYLDIMEAILENDLVGFAVIDLDGEYKAFNRGAEKLTGFSKSELLGSKLDSALYSEEDYESIRNALSGDIDIRNREIKIRRSDGREKELIFSMSPQRNSDGAITCYLQILIDNSQKKHLQDLLLHSQKMETIGEMAGGIAHDFNNLLEGILGYTSFMMDLIEPGHELWTYLEIVERSARKASELTERLLTLSSNRTAEKSILNCNALIREVIKLFEKTIDKKIVLETNLFRNLKAISGSATQLEQALLNICLNAKDAMPDGGKLVVTSANIEVDDSYPKISLSMAYGSYVRISISDTGIGMDERTVEKIFEPFFTTKARGEGTGLGLNMVYGIVHNHGGFIDVYSEVGKGTTFNIYLRAEKDDLPEESDERERIAYKPGEGQTVLIIDDEPMILDIGSEMLEKLGYKALTAVNSEKGMKYFNDRIDEISLIILDIIMPGENGKEVLDKIREIRKEIPVILSSGYDRSILDRKILDDANIHFMQKPYSIGDLGLMLNRIFLDPEE from the coding sequence ATGGAGGAAAAAGTGATGGATGATTTCCGCGAACTGTTTGCAAAAATACAGAAAAGCGGGAACAGCCGGGATTATCTCGATATCATGGAGGCTATACTCGAGAACGATCTCGTAGGTTTTGCTGTAATCGACCTTGATGGAGAATACAAGGCTTTCAACCGGGGCGCCGAAAAGCTGACGGGGTTCAGCAAGTCGGAACTTCTCGGTTCCAAGCTCGATTCCGCGCTGTATTCTGAAGAAGACTATGAATCGATAAGGAACGCCCTCTCCGGCGATATAGATATACGGAACAGGGAAATCAAGATAAGGCGGAGCGACGGTCGCGAGAAGGAACTGATCTTCTCCATGTCGCCCCAGAGAAACAGTGACGGCGCGATCACCTGCTACCTTCAGATACTGATAGACAACAGCCAGAAAAAGCACCTGCAGGACCTGCTTCTGCATTCGCAGAAAATGGAGACGATCGGAGAGATGGCGGGGGGGATCGCTCACGATTTCAACAACCTTCTCGAAGGAATCCTCGGCTACACCTCTTTTATGATGGACCTTATCGAGCCGGGCCATGAACTCTGGACATATCTCGAGATCGTCGAAAGATCGGCAAGAAAAGCCTCTGAGCTCACGGAGAGGCTGCTGACGCTATCCAGCAACCGGACAGCGGAAAAGAGCATCTTAAACTGCAACGCTCTTATTCGTGAAGTGATCAAACTTTTTGAAAAGACGATAGACAAGAAGATCGTCCTCGAAACGAATCTGTTCAGAAACCTCAAGGCGATCAGCGGATCAGCCACGCAACTGGAGCAGGCCCTGCTCAACATCTGTCTTAACGCGAAAGACGCGATGCCGGACGGAGGAAAGCTCGTCGTGACTTCGGCCAATATCGAAGTCGACGATTCATATCCGAAAATAAGCCTGTCGATGGCGTATGGAAGTTATGTGCGGATATCGATATCCGACACGGGGATCGGGATGGATGAGAGAACAGTCGAAAAGATCTTCGAGCCTTTCTTCACTACCAAGGCGAGGGGTGAGGGGACGGGGCTCGGTTTGAACATGGTGTATGGGATCGTCCATAACCACGGCGGATTCATCGATGTCTACAGCGAGGTCGGCAAAGGTACGACGTTCAATATATACCTGCGTGCGGAGAAGGACGACCTGCCGGAAGAGAGCGATGAGAGGGAAAGGATAGCGTACAAGCCGGGCGAAGGTCAGACAGTCCTGATCATCGACGATGAACCGATGATCCTTGATATCGGAAGCGAGATGCTCGAAAAGCTCGGATACAAAGCACTCACCGCTGTAAATTCCGAGAAGGGGATGAAATATTTCAACGACAGGATAGACGAGATATCACTTATTATTCTGGACATCATCATGCCGGGAGAGAATGGCAAGGAAGTGCTGGATAAAATAAGGGAGATCAGGAAGGAGATCCCGGTGATCCTTTCGAGCGGATACGACAGATCGATACTCGACCGGAAGATCCTCGATGACGCCAATATCCATTTTATGCAGAAGCCCTATTCGATAGGCGACCTGGGGCTGATGCTTAACAGAATATTCCTCGATCCCGAAGAATGA
- a CDS encoding zinc-dependent alcohol dehydrogenase family protein, with product MKAMILRKPGLLEDRPLDLAEIPVPEPGPGEILLRVSCCGLCHTDIHTIEGDLELPLLPLIPGHQIVGTVEKHGPGVSSPALGERVGSAWLGSTCLSCRWCESGRENLCAGARFTGYDINGGYAEYVALPAAFVYPLPAGFSDEAAAPLLCAGIIGYRALSISGIAKGQVLGLYGFGASAHVTIQIAVHWGCRVLVFSRSEEHRDHAIRLGAFWAGSSRDVPPVKPDASIIFAPAGGLIPDALAAVEKGGTVALAGITMSDTPPLDYEKHLYHEKVLRSVANSTRRDGQELLVLAASIPIRTDTTLFPLEAANEALLMIRESRISGAGVLRIG from the coding sequence ATGAAAGCGATGATACTGAGAAAACCCGGGCTGCTTGAGGACAGGCCGCTTGATCTGGCGGAGATCCCCGTTCCCGAACCTGGCCCGGGGGAGATACTCCTTCGCGTTTCATGCTGCGGTCTCTGCCATACCGATATCCATACCATAGAGGGAGACCTTGAACTTCCGCTCCTTCCCTTGATCCCCGGTCATCAGATCGTGGGAACGGTCGAGAAACATGGCCCCGGGGTCTCTTCTCCTGCGCTCGGTGAGAGGGTGGGCTCCGCGTGGCTTGGCAGCACCTGCCTCAGCTGCCGCTGGTGCGAAAGCGGGCGCGAAAACCTTTGCGCCGGCGCCCGTTTCACCGGGTATGACATCAATGGAGGGTACGCTGAATATGTCGCCCTGCCCGCTGCCTTTGTATATCCACTGCCGGCGGGCTTCTCGGACGAAGCGGCTGCTCCGCTTCTCTGCGCCGGTATCATCGGTTACAGGGCGCTGTCGATCAGCGGTATAGCGAAAGGCCAGGTCCTCGGTCTCTACGGTTTTGGCGCGAGCGCGCACGTGACGATACAGATCGCCGTTCACTGGGGTTGCAGAGTCCTGGTCTTTTCAAGGAGCGAAGAACACAGGGACCACGCGATCAGGCTCGGCGCTTTCTGGGCCGGCTCGTCCAGAGATGTTCCCCCGGTAAAACCCGATGCCTCGATAATCTTCGCACCGGCGGGCGGGCTGATCCCCGACGCCCTCGCCGCTGTCGAAAAGGGAGGGACAGTAGCCCTGGCTGGGATCACGATGAGCGACACGCCGCCTCTCGACTATGAAAAGCATCTGTACCACGAGAAGGTTCTCAGGAGCGTGGCAAATTCGACCCGGCGTGACGGTCAAGAGCTTCTTGTTCTTGCCGCTTCGATACCGATAAGGACCGATACGACTCTTTTTCCCCTTGAGGCGGCGAATGAGGCCCTCCTGATGATAAGGGAAAGCCGGATATCAGGCGCTGGGGTCCTCCGAATCGGTTAG